A genomic window from Planctomycetota bacterium includes:
- a CDS encoding glycosyltransferase family 4 protein translates to MKLAWYTPYALPSAVGRYSALVVAELARQGIDVVVVRSEVPTADLLRAGAHPAPGPVCWAADGGACAEAADLVVHNIGDHHGNHFHSFDGLRRRPGIVVLHDVSLHGALLGLASAGGAAAPDYETVLRAECGDGALRRYRALREALPRAWWYDAVADHPVLRFALRDALGIVTHSRYAAGIVAPRVAAPLTTIPLAYDGPQLTLPPPRLATPLRLLTIGNVNPNKRVGDVVAALAGDAVLAARCDYRVVGAIEDAVRAEIVAHSAAAGLVVTVTGPVDAAALAAELAAADVVICLRRPSLEGASASVIEGMLSGRPVIVSDTGCFAEIPGALVAKVAPGREVTDLRRALHAILAAPDGARARGAAARAWALEHHAPAAYARRFLDFCTTVRDAAGLLHTVDRITERLAGWGVAPDGAFAERIDSVLAGLFGARRAA, encoded by the coding sequence ATGAAGCTCGCGTGGTACACCCCCTATGCACTGCCGTCCGCGGTCGGGCGGTATAGCGCGCTTGTCGTCGCCGAGTTGGCCCGTCAGGGGATTGACGTCGTCGTCGTGCGCAGCGAAGTCCCGACGGCCGACCTGCTCCGCGCCGGCGCGCACCCGGCCCCGGGGCCGGTCTGCTGGGCGGCCGATGGCGGGGCGTGTGCCGAGGCCGCCGATCTGGTGGTCCACAACATCGGCGACCACCATGGCAACCACTTCCATTCGTTCGACGGCCTCCGCCGTCGCCCCGGGATCGTGGTCCTTCACGACGTCTCGCTGCACGGGGCGCTGCTCGGGCTGGCAAGCGCGGGGGGCGCGGCGGCGCCCGACTACGAGACGGTGCTCCGCGCCGAGTGTGGCGACGGTGCCCTGCGCCGGTATCGGGCACTCCGCGAGGCCCTTCCGCGGGCCTGGTGGTACGACGCGGTGGCCGACCATCCCGTCCTCCGATTCGCTCTGCGCGACGCACTGGGAATCGTCACCCACTCGCGCTACGCGGCCGGGATCGTGGCCCCGCGCGTGGCCGCACCGCTGACGACGATCCCGCTGGCCTACGATGGCCCGCAGCTCACCCTCCCGCCGCCGCGGCTCGCCACGCCGCTGCGCCTGCTCACGATCGGCAACGTCAATCCCAACAAGCGGGTCGGCGACGTGGTGGCGGCGCTTGCCGGCGACGCCGTGCTGGCGGCGCGGTGCGACTACCGCGTCGTCGGTGCGATCGAGGATGCCGTCCGCGCCGAGATCGTGGCGCACAGCGCCGCTGCGGGCCTCGTCGTCACGGTCACGGGGCCTGTCGATGCGGCGGCGCTCGCGGCCGAACTGGCCGCCGCCGACGTCGTCATCTGCCTGCGCCGGCCGTCGCTCGAGGGGGCGTCAGCGAGCGTGATCGAAGGGATGCTGTCGGGGCGGCCGGTGATCGTGAGCGACACCGGGTGCTTCGCCGAGATTCCAGGGGCGCTGGTCGCCAAGGTCGCCCCGGGGCGCGAGGTGACCGATCTGCGGCGGGCGTTGCACGCGATTCTCGCGGCTCCCGACGGCGCCCGGGCCCGCGGTGCGGCGGCCAGGGCGTGGGCCCTCGAGCATCACGCGCCGGCGGCCTACGCGCGGAGGTTCCTCGACTTCTGCACCACCGTGCGCGATGCCGCCGGGCTGCTCCACACGGTCGACAGGATCACCGAACGGCTCGCGGGCTGGGGCGTGGCGCCCGATGGCGCCTTCGCCGAGCGCATCGACAGCGTGCTCGCGGGCTTGTTTGGCGCCAGGAGGGCAGCGTGA
- a CDS encoding glycosyltransferase family 4 protein → MRVVVLNTVAPFVRGGAELLAESLVERLTAAGHEAALLRVPFAWHPLERVYDAMLASGLLALPRADRVIALKFPAYLVPCPDKTIWLLHQFRQVYDLWGPEIAADPAATGLRAAIKAADEACFDGARRMLCNSPVTRDRLACHNGRRADVLPPPLNDPELFQPGPHGDYLFAGGRINAAKRQHLLVEAMRHVRGGLRLVVAGPPDTPADGERLVDLVARHRLGDRVRLELGFVPRARIAELVRGALACAYLPIDEDSFGYVAMEACEAAKALLSAPDAGGVLGLVRDGETGHVVSADPEALADVLDRLWTDRATTIAQGRASRALWRAQGIDWHHTIETLLA, encoded by the coding sequence ATGAGGGTCGTCGTCCTCAACACGGTCGCGCCGTTCGTCCGCGGCGGGGCCGAGCTGCTCGCGGAGTCGCTCGTCGAGCGGCTCACGGCGGCGGGGCACGAGGCGGCGCTCCTGCGCGTGCCGTTCGCCTGGCATCCGCTCGAGCGCGTGTACGACGCCATGCTCGCCTCCGGGTTGCTCGCGCTGCCCCGGGCCGACCGGGTGATCGCGCTCAAGTTTCCCGCCTACCTCGTCCCCTGCCCCGACAAGACGATCTGGCTGCTGCACCAGTTTCGCCAGGTGTACGACCTGTGGGGGCCGGAAATCGCGGCCGATCCGGCGGCGACGGGGCTGCGCGCGGCGATCAAGGCTGCCGACGAAGCCTGCTTCGACGGCGCCCGGCGGATGCTGTGCAATTCCCCGGTGACGCGCGACCGCCTCGCGTGCCACAACGGCCGCCGCGCCGACGTCCTCCCCCCGCCGCTCAACGACCCGGAGCTGTTCCAGCCAGGGCCGCACGGCGACTACCTCTTCGCCGGGGGGCGGATCAACGCCGCCAAGCGCCAGCACCTCCTCGTCGAGGCGATGCGGCACGTGCGCGGCGGCCTGCGGCTGGTGGTCGCCGGGCCGCCCGACACGCCGGCCGACGGAGAACGCCTCGTGGACCTCGTCGCCCGTCATCGCCTCGGCGATCGGGTGCGGCTCGAGCTGGGGTTCGTGCCGCGCGCGCGGATCGCCGAGCTGGTCAGGGGCGCCCTGGCGTGCGCCTACTTGCCGATCGACGAAGACAGCTTCGGCTACGTGGCGATGGAGGCCTGCGAGGCGGCCAAGGCGCTGCTCAGCGCCCCCGACGCCGGCGGCGTGCTCGGGCTGGTGCGCGACGGCGAGACGGGGCATGTCGTCTCGGCCGATCCCGAGGCGCTCGCCGACGTGCTCGATCGCCTGTGGACCGACCGGGCGACGACGATCGCCCAGGGGCGCGCGTCGCGGGCGCTGTGGCGCGCCCAGGGAATCGACTGGCACCACACGATCGAGACGCTGCTGGCATGA
- a CDS encoding glycosyltransferase, producing the protein MRFALVSSHEPFAGSSDTVGALARTLVAHGHDVETILLPACPGPEGLLDQMVAYRFFDFGDSIDRVIALRPPAHVVRHRHKIVWLVDPPADDEDDGRLAPDALARRDEQLRLDGESLREARAIYAPSAEIAARLARRHGVACTVLHPPLADASPYRAGPCGDELVCIAPLEPDQRHALLLEALGHVRTVARLVIAGKSRSRGYPGQLRRLAAERGLGDRVEIVDRPIGVDEQAALVGSCRAVVSLPFTASGCAAAALAAGHAGKAVLTTRDSGAVAELVADGVNGLVCEPTAKALAAALERLLGDRRLAADLGARGPARIRALGIGWEGVVGRLAA; encoded by the coding sequence ATGCGCTTCGCACTGGTCTCGAGCCACGAGCCGTTTGCCGGCTCGAGCGACACCGTCGGGGCGCTGGCCCGCACGCTCGTGGCCCATGGCCACGACGTCGAGACGATCCTCCTCCCGGCCTGCCCGGGGCCGGAGGGGCTGCTCGACCAGATGGTCGCCTACCGGTTTTTCGACTTCGGCGACTCGATCGACCGCGTCATCGCCCTGCGGCCGCCGGCGCATGTCGTCCGCCACCGCCACAAGATCGTGTGGCTCGTCGACCCGCCGGCCGACGACGAGGACGACGGCCGGCTCGCGCCCGACGCGCTCGCGCGGCGCGACGAGCAGCTCCGCCTCGATGGCGAGTCGCTGCGCGAGGCGCGGGCGATCTACGCCCCGTCGGCGGAAATCGCCGCCCGGCTCGCGCGGCGGCATGGCGTGGCTTGCACGGTCCTCCATCCGCCGCTCGCCGACGCGAGCCCTTACCGCGCCGGACCGTGCGGCGACGAGCTGGTGTGCATCGCGCCGCTCGAGCCCGACCAGCGCCATGCGCTGCTCCTCGAGGCGCTCGGCCATGTCCGCACTGTCGCGCGGCTGGTGATCGCCGGCAAAAGCCGGTCGCGCGGGTATCCCGGCCAGCTCCGCCGGCTTGCCGCCGAGCGCGGCCTCGGCGACCGGGTCGAGATCGTCGACCGGCCGATCGGCGTCGACGAGCAGGCCGCGCTGGTGGGCTCCTGCCGGGCGGTGGTGTCGCTGCCGTTCACGGCGTCGGGGTGCGCGGCCGCGGCCCTGGCCGCCGGCCATGCCGGCAAGGCCGTGCTGACGACACGCGACTCCGGCGCCGTCGCCGAGCTGGTCGCCGACGGCGTCAACGGACTGGTCTGTGAACCGACGGCCAAGGCCCTGGCAGCAGCGCTCGAGCGCCTCCTCGGTGATCGCCGGCTCGCTGCCGACCTGGGGGCCCGCGGGCCGGCGCGGATCCGGGCACTGGGGATCGGCTGGGAGGGCGTCGTGGGGCGCCTCGCGGCATGA
- a CDS encoding glycosyltransferase family 4 protein yields MDIGIVCQNASTGGWRYAVTLATALARLSDRPRVTLWSHVERLPPGAADRLRGADVRLADLPGRLPRPLRQSRRRRLTGWRRFDEALVAMWQRSKLRRRERYGRRLARVLAGHDVVHFAWPYDLDPPPVAVPMSFIPHDFIYAHEFGVTTYDHVDWTTTRASHRRWLDRAAPVVSSDFVAAELRAVFSDHRGAVDVIPLSSLLPASVVATPPAALAARWGLPADYVLCPNNLMPHKNLGALVSALWHLRRAGTPLKLVVCGPDTAGVRAVVRSPLYADRVDAPGEWDVLGLGMVGDDDLAGLLAGALVVVNPSLCEAGSGSALDAWSCGSAVALADIPAFRDQVRALGTRAEWFDPRDPRDIARMITGAAEERDRLAADGAASRATLARYGWDEVARRYMAVFTRLVAA; encoded by the coding sequence ATGGACATCGGGATCGTCTGCCAAAACGCCTCGACCGGAGGATGGCGCTACGCGGTCACGCTCGCCACCGCTCTGGCGCGCCTGTCAGACCGGCCGCGGGTCACCCTGTGGAGCCACGTCGAGCGCCTCCCCCCGGGCGCCGCCGACCGGCTGCGCGGTGCGGATGTCCGCCTCGCCGACCTCCCCGGGCGCCTGCCGCGCCCGCTGCGCCAGTCGCGCCGCCGTCGGCTGACGGGCTGGAGGCGGTTCGACGAGGCGCTGGTGGCCATGTGGCAGCGCTCGAAGCTCCGCCGCCGCGAGCGTTACGGCCGGCGGCTGGCGCGGGTCCTGGCCGGCCACGACGTCGTCCACTTCGCCTGGCCCTACGATCTCGATCCGCCGCCGGTCGCGGTGCCGATGTCGTTCATCCCCCACGACTTCATCTACGCCCACGAATTCGGTGTCACCACCTACGACCACGTGGACTGGACAACCACGCGCGCGAGCCACCGCCGCTGGCTGGACCGTGCCGCGCCGGTCGTGTCGTCCGACTTCGTCGCCGCCGAGCTGCGCGCCGTGTTCTCCGACCACCGTGGCGCGGTCGACGTGATCCCGCTGTCGAGCCTGCTGCCGGCCTCGGTCGTGGCGACACCTCCGGCGGCGCTGGCGGCCCGGTGGGGGCTGCCGGCCGACTACGTGCTCTGCCCCAACAACCTCATGCCCCACAAGAACCTCGGGGCGCTGGTGTCGGCGCTCTGGCACCTGCGTCGCGCCGGGACCCCGCTCAAGCTCGTCGTCTGCGGCCCCGACACCGCCGGGGTCCGCGCCGTGGTGCGCTCGCCACTGTATGCCGACCGCGTCGACGCGCCGGGTGAGTGGGACGTGCTCGGCCTGGGCATGGTCGGCGACGACGACCTGGCGGGGCTGCTCGCCGGGGCCCTCGTCGTCGTCAACCCGTCGCTGTGCGAGGCGGGGAGCGGCTCGGCGCTCGATGCCTGGAGCTGCGGCAGCGCCGTGGCGCTGGCCGACATTCCCGCGTTTCGCGATCAGGTACGCGCGCTCGGCACGCGCGCGGAGTGGTTCGACCCGCGCGATCCCCGCGACATCGCCCGGATGATCACCGGCGCCGCGGAGGAGCGCGACCGGCTCGCCGCCGACGGCGCCGCCTCGCGCGCAACGCTCGCCCGCTACGGCTGGGACGAAGTTGCCCGGCGCTACATGGCCGTCTTCACGAGGCTCGTCGCGGCGTGA
- a CDS encoding TIGR03067 domain-containing protein, whose protein sequence is MLRRSWLAVVIVVPAVVSLAADKDEAIARDHALIAGRWRVVSMVVNGSAVADEDARRIVVVNGRQGEWEVLVDGNRAVRGTSEIDPTTSPREIDAEVTEGDGAGRKMLGIYETSEKTRRVCYAGADRSRPGEFTSEPGSERTLVVFERLPED, encoded by the coding sequence ATGCTCCGTCGCTCCTGGCTTGCCGTCGTGATCGTCGTACCGGCAGTGGTCTCCCTCGCTGCCGACAAGGACGAGGCGATCGCCCGCGACCATGCCCTGATCGCGGGGCGCTGGCGCGTGGTGTCGATGGTCGTCAACGGCAGCGCCGTGGCCGACGAAGACGCGCGGCGGATCGTCGTCGTCAACGGCCGGCAGGGGGAGTGGGAGGTGCTCGTCGACGGCAACCGCGCGGTCCGCGGCACGAGCGAGATCGATCCCACCACGTCACCCCGCGAGATCGACGCCGAGGTCACCGAAGGGGACGGCGCGGGACGGAAGATGCTCGGGATCTACGAAACCTCCGAGAAGACGCGCCGCGTCTGCTACGCCGGTGCCGACCGCTCGCGCCCCGGCGAATTCACGTCCGAGCCGGGAAGCGAGCGGACGCTCGTCGTCTTCGAGCGCCTCCCGGAAGACTGA
- a CDS encoding ecotin, translating to MRPVRVSLLALVTALAAVGSLADDAAIDPGALDNLEKAYPAAPEGMERKVILLPHKERGIDDDFRVELVVGRTVPTDGVNIHRFGGELDEVDIPGWGFSYYKVDGDLAQPASTRIAGTGETKPRFVPGPTRLVPYNSRLPLVVMVPTGCEVRWRLWRAAPEVLSAPTR from the coding sequence ATGCGACCGGTTCGCGTTTCGCTGCTCGCCCTCGTGACCGCCCTGGCGGCCGTCGGCAGCCTCGCCGATGACGCCGCCATCGACCCCGGGGCGCTCGACAACCTCGAGAAGGCCTACCCGGCGGCGCCCGAGGGGATGGAGCGGAAGGTGATCCTCCTCCCCCACAAGGAGCGCGGCATCGACGACGACTTCCGCGTCGAGCTGGTCGTCGGCCGGACGGTGCCGACCGACGGGGTCAACATCCACCGCTTCGGCGGCGAGCTCGACGAGGTCGACATCCCCGGCTGGGGTTTTTCCTACTACAAGGTCGACGGCGACCTGGCGCAGCCGGCGTCGACCCGGATCGCCGGCACGGGCGAGACCAAGCCGCGGTTCGTGCCCGGGCCGACGCGCCTCGTGCCCTACAACAGCCGCCTGCCGCTGGTGGTGATGGTGCCCACGGGGTGCGAGGTGCGCTGGCGGCTGTGGCGGGCGGCTCCCGAGGTGCTCTCGGCGCCGACCCGCTGA
- a CDS encoding thiol-disulfide oxidoreductase DCC family protein, producing the protein MTVTAPDVAPVLPVAATDRGGVVLFDGTCGLCDATVQFLIARDSRRFLRFAPLESPVGRHLLAAHGLPVEATPGSMVYIEGGRALTRSSAALAIARRLDGAWPLLSAFRLVPVFLRDAVYRFVARNRYRWFGRLDACRIPDASQRERFLA; encoded by the coding sequence ATGACGGTCACCGCTCCCGACGTCGCGCCCGTGCTTCCCGTCGCCGCGACGGATCGTGGCGGCGTGGTGCTGTTTGACGGCACCTGCGGGTTGTGTGACGCGACCGTCCAGTTTCTCATCGCCCGCGACTCGCGCCGGTTTCTCCGGTTTGCACCGCTCGAGTCGCCCGTCGGCCGGCACCTGCTCGCCGCGCACGGCCTGCCCGTCGAAGCCACCCCCGGCTCGATGGTCTACATCGAGGGGGGGCGGGCGCTGACCAGGTCGAGTGCGGCTCTGGCGATCGCCCGCCGGCTCGACGGTGCCTGGCCGCTGCTGTCGGCGTTCCGGTTGGTGCCGGTGTTTCTGCGCGATGCGGTCTACCGGTTCGTCGCCCGGAACCGGTATCGTTGGTTCGGCCGGCTCGATGCCTGCCGGATCCCCGACGCCAGCCAGCGGGAGCGGTTTCTCGCCTGA
- a CDS encoding HEAT repeat domain-containing protein, whose translation MPRFFGPSSRALVGLALALAGPCLARAVDLAIDEVEWRDPDLPAPPSQLRFSKSVVPLWRQALARQDAEPRRLACDTIGLAAGRGMTGLDELVAPLSAIVADDPDPLVRRAAAGALVALDARGAADVLAKAAARDGVVAAAIVEPALARWGSTVATQPWLDRLSAADTPPALVALAVDGLGRTGAEAAAEPLERLLLDADARPEQRLAAARALGRIRDAGLVPLAERLAASPARPGGPRADPRTPPDLLGRLAAVRLLARHADAAALALVTRLAEDTEPTVAAEALERLDALDAGAALAIARRSLAGPDAALRLLAARLAVRPADADAVERVKHLLSDRNPPVRRFVAGTLADFATRPELHGPVIAAGSEVLGGDDWRGLEQAALLLGHLDHEPSGDRLLALLDHSRPEVAIAAAWGLKALAIPEMLPRILTYAEALAPRVDPAKQPTEVTGAQATQLFELFGMTRYAPADTLLRRFVPKSQLDTRARAAAIWALGWIHADNPDEELAEQLAERLADTTSLPPEMPAVRTQSAVALGRMGARSQLRTLEQFVDADGIGVPSGRASAWAVERLTGKPYPEIPTITTGIRGWFLEPP comes from the coding sequence ATGCCACGTTTCTTCGGCCCCTCGTCGCGTGCCCTCGTTGGCCTCGCGCTGGCGCTGGCCGGCCCTTGCCTGGCCCGGGCCGTCGACCTCGCGATCGACGAGGTCGAATGGCGCGACCCCGACCTGCCGGCCCCGCCGTCGCAGCTCCGGTTCTCGAAGAGCGTCGTCCCGCTGTGGCGCCAGGCCCTCGCCCGCCAAGATGCCGAGCCGCGGCGCCTGGCCTGCGACACGATCGGTCTGGCGGCGGGGCGCGGCATGACAGGCCTCGACGAGCTCGTCGCGCCGTTGTCGGCGATCGTCGCCGATGATCCCGACCCGCTGGTCCGCCGCGCCGCCGCCGGCGCGCTCGTGGCCCTCGATGCCCGCGGCGCGGCCGACGTGCTCGCGAAGGCGGCCGCGCGCGACGGCGTCGTCGCTGCCGCGATCGTCGAGCCGGCGCTGGCGCGGTGGGGTTCGACCGTGGCCACGCAGCCGTGGCTCGACCGTCTCTCCGCCGCCGACACGCCGCCGGCGCTGGTGGCGCTGGCCGTCGACGGGCTCGGGCGCACGGGTGCCGAGGCGGCTGCGGAGCCGCTCGAGCGCCTGCTGCTCGACGCCGATGCCCGCCCGGAGCAGCGGCTGGCGGCGGCCCGGGCACTGGGGAGGATCCGCGACGCGGGGCTCGTGCCACTGGCCGAACGGCTTGCCGCGAGCCCGGCTCGCCCTGGGGGCCCGCGGGCCGATCCGCGCACGCCCCCCGACCTGCTCGGCCGTCTTGCGGCGGTCCGGCTTCTGGCGCGGCACGCCGACGCCGCGGCGCTGGCGCTGGTCACGCGCTTGGCGGAGGATACCGAGCCGACCGTCGCGGCCGAGGCGCTCGAGCGGCTCGACGCGCTCGACGCCGGGGCCGCGCTGGCGATCGCGCGGCGGTCGCTGGCCGGGCCCGATGCCGCTCTCCGCCTGCTGGCCGCGCGGCTCGCCGTCCGCCCTGCCGATGCCGACGCCGTCGAGCGCGTGAAGCACCTGCTCTCCGACCGCAACCCGCCGGTGCGCCGGTTCGTCGCCGGGACGCTGGCCGACTTCGCCACCCGGCCGGAGCTGCACGGGCCGGTCATCGCCGCCGGCAGTGAGGTGCTCGGTGGCGACGACTGGCGCGGGCTCGAGCAGGCGGCGCTGCTCCTCGGCCACCTCGACCACGAGCCGTCGGGCGACCGGCTGCTGGCCCTCCTCGATCATTCCCGCCCCGAGGTCGCGATCGCCGCGGCCTGGGGGCTCAAGGCGCTGGCGATCCCCGAGATGCTGCCGCGGATCCTCACCTATGCCGAGGCGCTGGCGCCGCGCGTCGATCCGGCCAAGCAGCCGACCGAGGTCACCGGCGCCCAGGCAACGCAGCTCTTCGAGCTGTTCGGCATGACCCGCTACGCGCCGGCCGACACGCTGCTCCGCCGTTTCGTGCCGAAGTCCCAGCTCGACACGCGCGCCCGCGCGGCGGCGATCTGGGCGCTGGGCTGGATCCATGCCGACAACCCCGACGAGGAACTGGCCGAGCAGCTCGCCGAACGGCTGGCAGACACCACGTCGCTGCCGCCGGAGATGCCCGCCGTCCGCACCCAGAGTGCCGTTGCCCTCGGGCGGATGGGGGCCCGATCCCAGCTGCGGACGCTCGAGCAGTTCGTCGACGCCGACGGGATCGGCGTCCCGAGCGGGCGGGCGTCGGCCTGGGCGGTCGAGCGGCTCACCGGCAAGCCCTACCCCGAGATTCCCACGATCACGACCGGCATTCGCGGCTGGTTTCTCGAGCCGCCCTGA
- a CDS encoding ABC transporter → MTTVLGRELLAILRSPRAAAGLVAVALACVAVVLVRWPADGVADLSGTTSRGVLALFAWGLLACVLLLAPAFAAPSIVRERLRGTLMLLFNSPIHPWAIYAGKFLAILAFVAIVLAASLPAAAGCLALGGVDPWRQVAMLYAVLFLVAAQCVAIGLLVSSRTGGTDAAIRVTFAAVFALVFVTLGPRFLTQGQPGPAALVADWLRRLSPLPPVLEITGTTAGGAPGLAERGSALPPFFAAGGLLLAGLVAATLARFDHRIFDRARDAGKITDDQSLAVRSARRLFYLVDPQRRSAGIPSWLNPVLVKEFRTRKFGRLHWLLRLAAGCAVVSLLLTLAATSGTVAWGVETIGGLLVLLQVALVVVITPSLASGLVAAEREWGGWNLLRMTTLSGVRIALGKLGSVLWTVLLVLAATLPGYLMMITIKPTMASQVTLALVSVLLAVAMSIAVSAAVGSFFSSTTAATVTVSLVLLVIYLVPMGIWAFRDDPFGHAFVETALKATPLAAALAAIRMPGFTGYDLTPGAWWVAGTVTLAGLAVFALRIRRLLQPE, encoded by the coding sequence ATGACGACCGTCCTCGGCCGCGAGTTGCTCGCGATCCTCCGTTCCCCGCGGGCCGCCGCCGGCCTGGTGGCCGTGGCGCTGGCGTGCGTCGCGGTGGTCCTCGTCCGCTGGCCGGCCGACGGCGTGGCCGACCTCTCCGGCACGACGTCGCGCGGCGTGCTGGCGCTGTTTGCCTGGGGGCTGTTGGCCTGCGTGCTGCTGCTGGCGCCGGCGTTCGCCGCGCCGTCGATCGTCCGCGAGCGGCTCCGCGGCACGCTGATGCTGCTGTTCAACTCGCCGATCCATCCGTGGGCGATCTACGCCGGCAAGTTCCTCGCGATCCTGGCCTTCGTGGCGATCGTCCTCGCCGCCAGTCTGCCGGCCGCGGCCGGCTGCCTGGCGCTCGGCGGCGTCGACCCGTGGCGGCAGGTGGCGATGCTGTATGCGGTGCTGTTCCTCGTCGCGGCGCAGTGCGTGGCGATCGGGTTGCTCGTCAGCAGCCGCACCGGCGGCACCGACGCGGCGATCCGCGTGACGTTTGCGGCGGTGTTCGCGCTGGTGTTCGTCACGCTCGGGCCGCGGTTCCTCACCCAGGGGCAGCCCGGGCCGGCGGCGCTGGTGGCCGACTGGCTGCGGCGGCTGTCGCCCCTGCCGCCGGTCCTCGAGATCACCGGCACCACCGCCGGCGGGGCGCCGGGGCTCGCCGAACGCGGCTCGGCACTGCCGCCGTTTTTCGCCGCCGGGGGCCTACTGCTGGCGGGGCTCGTGGCCGCGACGCTGGCCCGGTTCGACCACCGGATCTTCGACCGGGCCCGCGACGCCGGGAAGATCACCGACGACCAATCGCTGGCGGTGCGCTCGGCGCGGCGGCTGTTCTACCTCGTCGATCCGCAGCGGCGCAGCGCCGGGATCCCGTCGTGGCTCAATCCGGTGCTGGTCAAGGAATTCCGGACGCGGAAGTTCGGCCGCCTCCACTGGCTGCTGCGGCTCGCGGCCGGCTGCGCGGTGGTGTCGCTGCTGCTCACGCTCGCCGCCACCTCCGGCACGGTCGCCTGGGGTGTGGAGACGATCGGCGGCCTGCTCGTGCTGCTGCAAGTGGCGCTGGTGGTGGTGATCACGCCGAGCCTGGCGTCGGGGCTGGTCGCCGCCGAGCGCGAATGGGGCGGCTGGAACCTGCTGCGGATGACCACGCTGTCGGGCGTGCGGATCGCCCTCGGCAAGCTCGGGAGCGTGCTGTGGACCGTGCTGCTGGTCCTCGCCGCGACGCTGCCGGGCTACCTGATGATGATCACGATCAAGCCGACGATGGCCAGCCAAGTGACGCTGGCGCTGGTCAGCGTGCTGCTTGCGGTGGCGATGTCGATCGCGGTGTCGGCGGCGGTCGGGAGCTTTTTCTCGAGCACCACCGCGGCGACGGTCACGGTGTCGCTGGTGCTGCTGGTGATCTACCTCGTGCCGATGGGCATCTGGGCCTTCCGCGACGATCCGTTCGGCCATGCGTTCGTCGAGACCGCGCTCAAGGCCACGCCGCTGGCCGCGGCGCTGGCGGCGATCCGCATGCCCGGCTTCACCGGCTACGACCTCACGCCAGGTGCCTGGTGGGTGGCGGGGACGGTGACGCTGGCGGGGCTTGCCGTGTTCGCCCTGCGGATCAGGCGGCTTCTCCAGCCGGAGTGA
- a CDS encoding ABC transporter ATP-binding protein, with amino-acid sequence MPAPSPAQATATRSDRPVVEIRDLTKRFGGFTALDGLSLSLDRGQILGFIGPNGAGKTTTIKILVGIMRPTSGSARIAGADCVTEARRIKRLVGYMPDTFGGYDAMRVREYLDFFGAAFGIPARARRQRVDEVLETTGATPLKDRFVESLSHGMRQRIGVARTLLHDPEVLILDEPANGLDPQARIEMRELLLRLAGMGKTLIVTSHILPELARICDVVAMITQGKLRAFGGLDRIMREIRQSRTVEVQLCDSGHVEAAAGVIRDGLPEGERGAVGVHPAEAMVRFDTAGDDGDLARLLGALVAARLPIAQFREVPKDLEDAFLSVTAASGGAA; translated from the coding sequence ATGCCCGCACCCTCCCCTGCCCAGGCCACCGCCACCCGCTCCGACCGCCCCGTCGTCGAGATCCGCGACCTGACCAAGCGGTTCGGCGGGTTCACGGCGCTCGACGGGCTGTCGCTGTCGCTCGACCGCGGCCAGATCCTCGGCTTCATCGGCCCCAACGGCGCCGGCAAGACGACGACGATCAAGATCCTCGTCGGGATCATGCGCCCCACCTCCGGCAGCGCCCGGATCGCCGGGGCCGATTGCGTCACCGAGGCGCGGCGGATCAAGCGCCTCGTCGGCTACATGCCCGACACGTTCGGCGGCTACGACGCGATGCGCGTCCGCGAGTACCTCGACTTTTTCGGTGCCGCGTTCGGGATCCCGGCGCGGGCTCGCCGGCAGCGCGTCGACGAGGTCCTGGAGACGACCGGCGCGACGCCGCTCAAGGACCGGTTCGTCGAGTCGCTCAGCCACGGGATGCGGCAGCGGATCGGCGTCGCCCGGACGCTGCTCCACGACCCCGAGGTGCTGATCCTCGACGAGCCGGCCAACGGCCTCGACCCGCAGGCGCGGATCGAGATGCGCGAGCTGCTGCTGCGCCTGGCGGGGATGGGCAAGACGCTGATCGTCACCAGCCACATCCTCCCGGAGCTGGCGCGGATCTGCGACGTGGTGGCGATGATCACGCAGGGGAAGCTGCGGGCGTTCGGCGGCCTCGACCGGATCATGCGCGAGATCCGCCAGAGCCGGACCGTCGAGGTCCAGCTGTGCGATTCCGGCCATGTCGAGGCGGCGGCCGGCGTGATCCGCGACGGGCTGCCGGAGGGGGAGCGCGGTGCCGTCGGCGTCCACCCGGCCGAGGCGATGGTCCGCTTCGACACCGCCGGCGACGATGGCGACCTGGCGCGGTTGCTCGGGGCGCTGGTCGCCGCCCGGCTGCCGATCGCGCAATTCCGCGAGGTGCCCAAGGACCTGGAAGACGCCTTCCTGTCGGTCACCGCCGCCAGTGGAGGCGCCGCATGA